Below is a genomic region from Fischerella sp. PCC 9605.
TATCTATGGAGTGCGGCAAAAGATTTTTGGTGCTGCACAGTTGGCAACGTGGGTTGACCCTGAATCTCCATTGTCAAAAAATACCAGGGTCTATAGTTATTTGAGTAATCCAAATTTGCTGGCTGGATATTTGTTACCAGCTGTGATTTTGAGTTTAGTGGCGGTGTTTGCTTGGCAAGGATGGCAGCGTAAAGCTTTGGCTGTCACTATGTTTGTTGTGAATATGGCCTGCTTCCGTTTTGCTGACAGTCGTGGTGGCTTTATTGGCTTGGCGATCGCTCTAATTTTCCTAGTCTTGCTACTGCGCTACTGGTACGGTCAGTACCTACCCCGGTTTTGGCGCATTTGGTTAGTACCGATGCTGTTGGGGTGTTTTTTGGCTGTGTTTGTGGTGATGTTTGGAGTTTCAGAAACTTTTCGCCTCCGCATTACCAGTATTTTTGCTGGTCGTGAAGATAGCAGTAATAACTTCCGTATGAATGTTTGGACTGCTGTGTTTAACATGATTCACGACTATCCGATTTTTGGTATTGGGCCTGGACACGACGTTTTTAATAAAATTTACCCACTCTACCAACTGCCTCGGTATAATGCCCTCAGTGCTTATTCGATTTTGCTAGAAGTTGCTGTGGAAACTGGATTAATTGGTTTGGCTAGTTTCCTATGGTTTTTAATCGTGACATTTAATACAGGTTGGTTGCAACTCCAACGATTCCGGCAATTAAATAGTGTGAATGGTTTGTGGTTAATTGGGGCGATCGCTGCTTTGGCAGGTATGCTAGGTCATGGTTTTGTGGATACTGTGTGGTATCGTCCAGCAGTCAATAGTATCTGGTGGCTATTGGTGGCTTTAGTAGCTAGTTACTGGATACCTTTAGCTCAAGACCAAACTCGACAAGTAAATTCACCCAATCCAGAACCCACAGCAAACTAAAGCCTGCTCTA
It encodes:
- a CDS encoding IctB family putative bicarbonate transporter, whose protein sequence is MNLIWQKFTLSYLPLKEYLNTSYLHGSLVGLLRSWRQTSILLQWGDIIAAALVSLVLVLAPFTVNNTTLLGLLLAACAAFWLLLTLSDEVTSSNTLLVTPIHLLVLLYWGVSVVATALSPEKMAALKGLINFTLYLLLFALCARILKSPRIRSYLLVLYLHVSLFVSIYGVRQKIFGAAQLATWVDPESPLSKNTRVYSYLSNPNLLAGYLLPAVILSLVAVFAWQGWQRKALAVTMFVVNMACFRFADSRGGFIGLAIALIFLVLLLRYWYGQYLPRFWRIWLVPMLLGCFLAVFVVMFGVSETFRLRITSIFAGREDSSNNFRMNVWTAVFNMIHDYPIFGIGPGHDVFNKIYPLYQLPRYNALSAYSILLEVAVETGLIGLASFLWFLIVTFNTGWLQLQRFRQLNSVNGLWLIGAIAALAGMLGHGFVDTVWYRPAVNSIWWLLVALVASYWIPLAQDQTRQVNSPNPEPTAN